The Thalassophryne amazonica chromosome 6, fThaAma1.1, whole genome shotgun sequence genome includes a region encoding these proteins:
- the gpr61 gene encoding G-protein coupled receptor 61 — translation MERLVTPGPSWNASLSDLLSFLAALQLNASNVTVPTKSTPGGIDVTQTLALYAMVIMDVFAVVGNLAVMVVIKRTPQLHKFAFVFHLCLVDLLAALVLMPLGIVSDHIPLDEALCRSYLCLSVCLVSAAILSICAINVERYYYIVHPMRHEVKMTVGVVTMVLVGIWIKAIIMAVIPLLGWLFQGDRGLGINSTFILSQSHCSLHWTGGRITRLLFMVIFTFIYFLCPTLIILVVYCSMFKVARVAAMQHGRLPNWMDTSRQRSESISSHSTMAASLGGTGSRTTPQRIFTGGKAAVVLVAVGGQFICCWLPYFSFHLYSAVVSTSPVSLANLEEVVTWIGYFCFTSNPFFYGFLNRQIREELGRHVACIFKRVGPTEVEQLASREASIEENFLQFLQGTACNLEPCNSFSRASQEEPESEEPQESTVEQNIPGQIIEETSQFMQCQQLNNELHPSENCCKTAPEL, via the coding sequence ATGGAGCGTCTTGTCACACCGGGCCCCTCCTGGAACGCTTCTCTCTCTGATCTCCTCTCCTTTCTAGCTGCACTGCAGCTCAATGCATCTAATGTGACTGTGCCCACTAAGAGTACCCCAGGTGGCATAGATGTGACCCAGACATTGGCGTTGTATGCTATGGTCATAATGGACGTATTCGCAGTGGTGGGAAACTTGGCCGTGATGGTAGTCATCAAAAGAACACCACAGCTGCATAAGTTTGCCTTTGTGTTTCACCTTTGCCTGGTGGACCTGCTGGCAGCACTGGTGTTGATGCCTCTGGGGATAGTGTCAGATCACATCCCGCTCGACGAGGCACTGTGTCGGAGCTACCTCTGCTTGAGTGTGTGTCTAGTGAGCGCTGCCATCCTCTCCATTTGTGCCATCAATGTGGAACGCTACTACTACATCGTCCACCCAATGCGCCATGAGGTGAAGATGACCGTTGGGGTGGTGACAATGGTTCTAGTAGGAATCTGGATTAAGGCCATTATCATGGCAGTGATACCTCTCCTGGGGTGGTTGTTCCAAGGAGATCGGGGTCTGGGGATTAATTCGACTTTCATTCTTAGTCAAAGTCACTGCTCCCTCCACTGGACAGGAGGCAGAATAACACGCCTATTATTCATGGTCATCTTTACATTCATCTATTTTCTTTGTCCTACACTGATTATTCTTGTTGTATACTGCAGTATGTTCAAAGTGGCCCGGGTAGCAGCCATGCAACATGGCCGCCTGCCAAACTGGATGGACACATCACGCCAACGATCAGAGTCTATCAGCAGCCACTCCACCATGGCAGCTAGCCTTGGTGGAACTGGATCACGCACCACCCCTCAGAGGATCTTCACTGGTGGAAAGGCTGCAGTTGTTCTTGTGGCTGTTGGAGGCCAGTTCATCTGCTGCTGGCTGCCATATTTCTCCTTCCATCTCTACTCAGCTGTGGTGTCTACCTCACCTGTCTCGTTGGCCAATTTGGAAGAAGTGGTCACATGGATTGGCTATTTCTGCTTCACCTCCAACCCCTTCTTCTACGGCTTCCTGAACCGGCAGATCCGTGAGGAGCTGGGACGCCACGTGGCTTGCATCTTCAAGCGGGTTGGGCCCACTGAAGTGGAGCAGCTGGCAAGCCGCGAGGCTTCAATTGAGGAGAACTTTTTGCAGTTCCTTCAGGGCACTGCATGCAATCTGGAACCCTGCAACTCTTTCAGCAGAGCCAGCCAGGAGGAGCCAGAAAGTGAGGAGCCCCAGGAATCAACTGTGGAGCAAAACATCCCAGGGCAAATCATCGAGGAAACGTCACAGTTTATGCAGTGCCAACAGCTAAACAATGAGCTACATCCATCAGAAAACTGCTGCAAAACTGCACCAGAGCTGTAG